From a single Columba livia isolate bColLiv1 breed racing homer chromosome 15, bColLiv1.pat.W.v2, whole genome shotgun sequence genomic region:
- the DNAJA3 gene encoding dnaJ homolog subfamily A member 3, mitochondrial → MAAGSSARWLGVAAAAGRSRGRDGRLPLVWLVRGLSVPPPAVAASARAARRLLPLRTGLCAVGTKRVAAAAFHSSAAGRAKEDYYQVLGVPRSATQKEIKKAYYQLAKKYHPDTNKDDPKAKEKFSQLAEAYEVLSDEVKRKQYDAYGTASFDPGAAGAGAGRQYWSTGPSIDPEELFKKIFGEFSGSPFGDFQSVFDQPQEYIMELTFTQAAKGVNKEIVVNINDSCERCHGKGHEPGTKAQRCHYCSGTGMETINTGPFVMRSTCRRCGGRGTIITTPCVVCRGTGQTKQKKTVMVPVPAGVEDGQTVRMPVGKKEIFITFRVQKSSVFRRNGADIHSDLLISVAQAVLGGTARCQGLYETINITIPPGIQPDQRIRMSGKGIPKVNSYGYGDHYIHIKIKIPQRLTDRQRALMMSYAEDETDVEGTVNGVTNTASGKRSTGS, encoded by the exons ATGGCGGCCGGGAGCTCGGCGCGCTGGCTCGGAgtggccgccgccgccggcagGAGCCGCGGGCGGGACGGGCGGCTGCCGCTCGTCTGGCTGGTGCGGGGGCTCAGCGTCCCGCCGCCTGCCGTCGCCGCCTCGgcccgcgccgcccgccgcctccTGCCGCTGCGCACCGGGCTCTGCGCCGTGg GCACGAAGCGCGTTGCCGCCGCCGCCTTCCACAGCAGCGCCGCGGGCCGCGCCAAGGAGGACTATTACCAGGTGCTGGGGGTGCCCCGCTCCGCCACCCAGAAGGAGATCAAGAAGGCCTATTACCAG CTGGCAAAGAAATACCACCCTGATACAAATAAAGATGACCCTAAAGCCAAAGAGAAGTTCTCTCAGCTGGCAGAAGCCTATGAG GTCTTAAGTGATGAAGTGAAACGGAAACAGTATGATGCGTATGGCACGGCTAGCTTTGATCCTGGCGCAGCGGGTGCTGGCGCAGGGCGGCAGTACTGGAGCACCGGTCCGTCGATTGATCCAGAAGAGCTGTTCAAAAAAATCTTCGGAGAGTTTTCGGGATCCCCTTTTGGTGATTTTCAGAGTGTCTTTGACCAGCCACAGGAG TATATCATGGAACTGACGTTCACCCAAGCTGCAAAAGGTGTTAACAAAGAGATTGTGGTGAACATCAACGACTCCTGTGAGAGATGCCATGGTAAAGGACACGAGCCTGGTACCAAAGCACAGCGCTGTCACTACTGCAGTGGCACTGGCATG gAGACAATAAATACCGGCCCTTTTGTAATGCGCTCTACCTGCCGACGATGCGGCGGTCGTGGTACCATCATAACAACTCCATGCGTGGTATGTCGAGGAACAggacaaaccaaacaaaagaagacaGTGATGGTTCCTGTACCAGCTG gtGTTGAGGATGGGCAGACAGTTCGGATGCCTGTGGGGAAGAAGGAAATTTTCATTACATTCAGG GTTCAGAAGAGTTCTGTGTTCAGAAGAAACGGAGCAGATATCCATTCAGACCTCCTCATTTCAGTAGCACAGGCTGTTCTGGGAGGCACAGCCAGATGTCAAGGCCTGTATGAGACAATCAATATCACA ATACCCCCTGGTATTCAGCCAGACCAGAGAATTCGAATGAGTGGGAAAGGCATTCCCAAAGTTAACAGTTATGGCTACGGAGACCACTACATTCACATAAAGATAAAAATTCCTCA GAGGCTGACAGATCGCCAGAGAGCCCTGATGATGAGCTATGCTGAGGATGAGACAGATGTGGAGGGCACGGTGAACGGGGTCACAAATACAGCATCAG GGAAGCGTTCTACTGGAAGCTAG
- the NMRAL1 gene encoding nmrA-like family domain-containing protein 1 produces the protein MAGKKRIVVFGATGAQGGSVARALLEDGTFGVRAVTRRPRKKAAKELKQRGAEVVKADQDDEPSLELALSGAYGAFVVTDFWEHCSKEKEIAQGKRLADLSKCLGLRHVIYSGLENVKQLTGGQLEVPHFDGKGVVEEYFHKIGVPTTIIRLPFYFENFLSIFKPQKVPQGHAFVLGLPMGDTPMDGMAVEDLGPVVLCLLKSPHEYIGRVIGLSAGKLTGAEYAAVLSQQTGKTMEASKISPEEYEKRGSLGDKALAAMFRFYALKPDRNVDLTMQLNPKARTFPQWVADNKAAF, from the exons ATGGCCGGGAAGAAACGGATCGTGGTGTTCGGAGCGACCG GGGCTCAGGGCGGGAGCGTGGCCCGGGCTCTGCTGGAAGATGGGACCTTCGGGGTCCGTGCGGTGACACGGAGGCCCAGGAAGAAGGCGGCCAAGGAGCTGAAGCAGAGGGGAGCTGAGGTGGTGAAGGCAGATCAGGACGATGAGCCGTCACTGGAGCTGGCTTTGTCAGGTGCTTATGGAGCCTTTGTTGTAACCGACTTCTGGGAGCACtgcagcaaagagaaagaaattgcaCAG GGAAAGCGGCTTGCTGACCTGTCAAAGTGCCTCGGTCTGCGCCACGTCATCTACAGTGGCCTGGAGAATGTGAAGCAGCTGACGGGGGGCCAGCTGGAGGTGCCCCACTTTGACGGCAAAGGTGTGGTGGAGGAGTATTTCCATAAAATCGGTGTTCCCACCACAATCATCCGACTGCCATTCTACTTTGAGAATTTCCTCTCCATCTTCAAGCCGCAGAAGGTCCCACAGGGACATGCCTTTGTCCTGG GGCTGCCCATGGGGGACACCCCCATGGACGGGATGGCAGTAGAGGACCTCGGGCCTGTTGTTCTTTGCCTGCTGAAGTCACCGCACGAGTACATAGGCCGAGTGATTGGGCTCAGCGCCGGCAAGCTCACCGGGGCAGAGTACGCTGCTGTCCTCTCCCAGCAGACAGGCAAGACCATGGAAGCCAGCAAG ATCTCACCAGAGGAGTATGAGAAACGTGGCTCCCTTGGGGACAAGGCATTGGCCGCTATGTTCCGGTTCTATGCCCTGAAGCCAGACCGCAACGTGGACCTGACCATGCAACTCAACCCCAAGGCCCGCACTTTCCCTCAGTGGGTGGCAGACAACAAGGCCGCATTCTGA